In Methanofollis sp. UBA420, one DNA window encodes the following:
- a CDS encoding HAD family hydrolase — translation MSQAPVDFTRVRAVLFDCYDTLLDISTDERGVCGYQTLSTWAAYQGVRIAPEDLRDEYRQRIAGMMAQSTEAHPEVRVEEIFAGICRDYAAWPLDETILGVMFARSFRAATVRRLGAFPRSRRLLSALYGYPLGVVSNGQRVFSEVELRMFGLAPFFRTAVFSSDVGCKKPDDRIFQVALRRIGIEPEEALFIGDSMTNDIIPARRLGMQAIHIREAWPLFSV, via the coding sequence ATGTCTCAGGCACCGGTAGATTTCACGCGGGTCCGCGCCGTACTCTTCGACTGTTACGACACCCTGCTCGATATCAGCACCGACGAGAGGGGCGTTTGCGGCTACCAGACCCTCAGCACGTGGGCGGCCTACCAGGGGGTGCGGATCGCCCCCGAAGACCTGAGGGACGAATACCGGCAGCGGATCGCCGGGATGATGGCACAGAGCACGGAGGCCCACCCCGAGGTGCGGGTCGAGGAGATCTTTGCCGGGATCTGCCGGGACTACGCCGCCTGGCCGCTGGACGAGACCATCCTCGGGGTCATGTTCGCCCGGTCCTTCCGGGCCGCGACTGTCAGGAGGCTGGGGGCCTTCCCGCGGAGCCGGAGACTCCTCTCGGCCCTGTACGGCTATCCCCTCGGCGTCGTCTCCAACGGGCAGCGGGTCTTCTCAGAGGTCGAACTCCGGATGTTCGGCCTGGCCCCCTTCTTCAGGACCGCCGTCTTCTCCTCCGACGTCGGGTGCAAGAAACCCGACGACCGGATCTTTCAGGTCGCCCTCAGGCGCATCGGTATCGAACCAGAGGAGGCCCTCTTCATCGGCGACTCGATGACAAACGACATCATCCCGGCGCGGCGCCTCGGCATGCAGGCGATCCATATCCGCGAGGCCTGGCCGCTCTTTTCGGTCTGA
- a CDS encoding DUF1614 domain-containing protein, whose product MAAVPASVFVPFLSTETLILLVVLMVPILLLYLFIVVSEEAFELAGMKASRALVMTVGALIGSLIDIPFAVTNGVILAVNVGGCIIPLLLSAEVIARQRVRPGPAALAVIFVALISYYFATPVQGEGILMPFYIAPLAGAFAGILLTGADITSPGTAYVGGAAGTLLGADIFLLATPGTIETISGGEPTVLSIGGAGVFDGIFLTGILAVFLAALVARRIRRVNSGL is encoded by the coding sequence ATGGCCGCAGTTCCTGCAAGTGTCTTTGTCCCCTTTCTCTCGACAGAGACCCTCATCCTCCTTGTTGTCCTGATGGTCCCGATCCTCCTGCTGTACCTGTTCATCGTCGTCAGCGAGGAGGCGTTCGAACTCGCGGGGATGAAGGCGTCGCGGGCCCTGGTCATGACGGTCGGGGCGCTGATCGGGAGCCTGATCGACATCCCCTTCGCGGTCACCAACGGCGTGATCCTTGCCGTGAATGTCGGCGGGTGCATCATCCCCCTCCTCCTCTCGGCCGAGGTGATCGCACGGCAGAGGGTGCGGCCCGGTCCCGCGGCCCTCGCCGTGATCTTCGTCGCCCTCATCTCGTATTATTTTGCGACGCCGGTGCAGGGGGAGGGGATCCTGATGCCCTTTTATATCGCACCCCTTGCCGGGGCTTTTGCAGGCATCCTTCTCACCGGGGCGGACATCACCTCGCCGGGGACCGCGTATGTGGGTGGGGCGGCGGGCACCCTCCTCGGCGCCGACATCTTCCTCCTTGCGACGCCGGGGACGATCGAGACGATCTCGGGCGGTGAACCGACCGTCCTCTCCATCGGCGGGGCCGGGGTCTTCGACGGCATCTTCCTCACCGGCATCCTCGCGGTCTTCCTTGCGGCCCTGGTCGCCCGGCGGATCAGGCGGGTGAACTCGGGGCTGTAG
- a CDS encoding ATP-binding cassette domain-containing protein, whose product MREDEISLMPAIRVEGLTKVFGSLVAVDHISFEVTDGEIFGLLGPNGAGKTTTISMLTTLLTPTEGTAEVAGADIVRSRDRVREQIGVVFQEPALDTNLTGRENLDFHARMYGIGRAEREERIRAVLDLVELSDRADALVAEYSGGMKRRLEIARGLIQHPRVLFLDEPTLGLDAQTRRHIWEYIRALNHERGVTVILTTHYMEEADHLCDRVAIIDRGRIAVLDTPEKLKEALGGDAIGLSIEGDAEPLLRSLAGLPWVNQTGVTGGAITLTVKQGERHIPALIAAAEAAGVVVTAVNLRKPSLEDVFIQVTGRSIREGA is encoded by the coding sequence ATGCGTGAGGACGAGATCTCACTCATGCCTGCCATCAGGGTCGAAGGGCTGACAAAAGTCTTCGGCAGCCTCGTCGCCGTGGACCATATCTCCTTCGAGGTGACGGACGGGGAGATCTTCGGGCTCCTCGGGCCGAACGGCGCGGGGAAGACCACGACGATCAGCATGCTCACCACCCTCCTCACCCCGACAGAGGGCACTGCGGAGGTGGCGGGTGCCGACATCGTCAGGTCACGGGACCGGGTCAGGGAGCAGATCGGCGTCGTCTTCCAGGAACCGGCGCTGGACACCAACCTCACCGGCAGGGAGAACCTCGACTTCCATGCCCGGATGTACGGGATCGGCCGCGCCGAGAGGGAAGAGCGGATCCGGGCGGTCCTCGACTTGGTGGAACTCTCCGACCGGGCCGACGCCCTGGTCGCCGAATACTCGGGTGGGATGAAGCGCCGGTTGGAGATCGCCCGCGGCCTCATCCAGCACCCCCGCGTCCTCTTCCTGGACGAACCGACCCTCGGGCTCGACGCCCAGACGCGGCGGCACATCTGGGAGTATATCAGGGCCCTCAACCATGAGCGGGGGGTGACGGTGATCCTGACGACCCATTATATGGAGGAGGCCGACCACCTCTGCGACAGGGTGGCGATCATCGACCGCGGCCGCATCGCCGTCCTCGACACTCCGGAAAAACTGAAGGAGGCGCTTGGCGGCGATGCGATCGGCCTCTCGATCGAAGGGGACGCTGAACCTCTCCTGAGATCCCTTGCCGGCCTTCCCTGGGTCAACCAGACAGGAGTGACGGGCGGCGCCATCACCCTCACCGTCAAGCAGGGCGAGCGGCATATCCCTGCTCTCATCGCCGCCGCCGAGGCTGCCGGGGTCGTGGTCACCGCGGTGAACCTGAGAAAACCGAGCCTGGAGGACGTCTTCATCCAGGTGACAGGGCGGTCGATCAGGGAGGGTGCATGA
- a CDS encoding ABC transporter permease — protein MRDLTAIAVLWQREMIRFFRAKSRVVGTLGMPIFFLAFLGFGFQTSSVPGIPAGIDYVTYLVPGILGMTILFSSTFAGISVLWDREFGFLKEIMVAPVSRTAIVLGRIAGGATTSLIQGVLILLLAVPMGFPFPGVLPFLAAVAFMLLIAAAFISLGLIFASNMKDIHGFSLIMNFVVFPIFFLSGALFPIENLPAWLLPLAYADPLTYGVDGLRGVLTGVSSFSPLFDAAALFAFVLVLLALGAWFFERTESA, from the coding sequence ATGAGGGATCTCACCGCGATCGCCGTTCTCTGGCAGAGGGAGATGATCCGCTTCTTCAGGGCGAAGTCGCGGGTCGTCGGGACTCTCGGCATGCCTATCTTCTTCCTTGCCTTCCTCGGGTTCGGATTCCAGACAAGCAGCGTCCCCGGCATACCCGCGGGCATCGACTACGTCACCTATCTCGTGCCCGGCATCCTTGGCATGACGATCCTCTTCTCCTCGACCTTTGCCGGGATCTCGGTCCTCTGGGACAGGGAGTTCGGGTTCCTCAAGGAGATCATGGTGGCGCCTGTCAGCAGGACGGCGATCGTTCTGGGGCGGATCGCGGGCGGGGCGACGACCTCCCTCATTCAGGGTGTGCTCATCCTCCTCCTTGCGGTCCCGATGGGTTTTCCCTTTCCCGGCGTCCTCCCTTTCCTTGCGGCGGTCGCATTCATGCTCCTCATCGCCGCCGCCTTCATCTCCCTCGGCCTGATCTTCGCCTCGAACATGAAGGACATCCACGGCTTTTCCCTCATCATGAATTTCGTCGTCTTCCCGATCTTCTTCCTCTCGGGCGCCCTCTTCCCTATCGAAAACCTCCCGGCATGGCTTCTGCCCCTCGCCTATGCCGACCCCCTCACCTACGGGGTGGACGGCCTGCGGGGCGTGCTGACCGGCGTCTCGTCTTTCTCCCCTCTCTTTGACGCCGCCGCCCTTTTTGCCTTCGTCCTGGTTCTCCTCGCCCTCGGCGCCTGGTTCTTCGAAAGGACAGAGTCTGCCTGA
- a CDS encoding rhodanese-like domain-containing protein, whose protein sequence is MAKMMLAAVCCALLLVALVAGLVGSGKLVMGDLPQVALAGEGSEVKNVNVEEARALIADHEGDPAFVVLDVRTPGEVAAGHIEGAVTINYRNDSFSREISALDRGKTYLVYCRLGNRSARTAEMMVKDGFAEVYNMEGGITAWREAGYPVV, encoded by the coding sequence ATGGCGAAGATGATGCTGGCCGCCGTCTGCTGTGCCCTTCTCCTCGTGGCACTGGTCGCGGGACTCGTCGGCAGCGGGAAACTGGTGATGGGGGACCTCCCTCAGGTGGCCCTCGCCGGCGAGGGATCTGAGGTGAAGAATGTGAATGTGGAGGAGGCCCGCGCCCTGATCGCCGACCATGAAGGCGACCCCGCCTTTGTCGTCCTCGACGTCAGGACGCCAGGGGAGGTCGCGGCCGGGCATATCGAGGGGGCGGTGACTATCAACTATCGCAACGATTCGTTTTCCCGCGAGATCTCGGCCCTCGACCGCGGGAAGACCTATCTTGTCTACTGCCGTCTCGGCAACAGGAGCGCCCGGACCGCGGAGATGATGGTGAAGGACGGTTTCGCGGAGGTCTACAATATGGAGGGCGGGATCACGGCGTGGAGAGAGGCGGGCTATCCGGTGGTATGA
- a CDS encoding YbgA family protein, which translates to MRAFARPRVVVSRCLGFDHCRWNGDMITSEVVQMITPHVDFLPVCAEVEIGLGVPRKPVRFVEGENGTHLVQHETGLDVTGRMETFAASFAGTLREIDGFLLKSRSPSCGIRDVKVYRQGGTGDTVGKTAGAFAAAMADRFPNLPAEDEGRLRNRRIREHFLTRLFTLAAFREVQAGGDLRELAAFHTRNKLLLMAYSQKEMRELGRVVANPEKKTFPGVAGEYGDHLNAALSRAPRYTANINVLLHALGRFKAGISPAEKTFFLDTLEQYRQNRVTICPNLMILRGWIVRFDDDYLREQTFFSPFPAELMGVSQDLSHSQRDYWEK; encoded by the coding sequence GTGAGAGCGTTTGCACGGCCGCGGGTGGTCGTGAGCAGGTGCCTTGGCTTCGACCACTGCCGCTGGAACGGGGACATGATCACGAGCGAGGTCGTACAGATGATCACGCCCCATGTGGACTTTCTCCCGGTCTGCGCGGAGGTCGAGATCGGGCTTGGCGTGCCGAGAAAGCCGGTGCGGTTTGTCGAGGGGGAGAACGGCACCCACCTTGTCCAGCACGAGACAGGGCTCGATGTCACCGGCAGGATGGAGACGTTCGCCGCGTCTTTTGCCGGCACCCTCCGCGAGATCGACGGTTTTCTCCTCAAGTCCCGCTCCCCCTCCTGCGGGATCAGGGACGTGAAGGTCTACCGTCAGGGCGGGACAGGGGACACGGTGGGGAAGACGGCCGGGGCCTTTGCCGCGGCCATGGCCGACCGCTTCCCCAACCTTCCTGCCGAGGACGAGGGAAGGTTGCGAAACAGGCGGATCAGGGAGCATTTCCTCACGCGCCTCTTCACCCTGGCGGCATTCAGGGAGGTACAGGCAGGCGGCGACCTGCGGGAACTTGCCGCGTTCCACACCCGGAACAAACTTCTCCTGATGGCCTACAGCCAGAAAGAGATGCGAGAGCTGGGGAGGGTCGTCGCAAATCCGGAGAAAAAAACATTTCCCGGGGTCGCGGGGGAGTACGGCGACCACCTGAACGCCGCTCTATCGCGAGCGCCCCGTTACACCGCAAACATCAACGTCCTCCTCCATGCCCTGGGCCGCTTCAAGGCAGGGATCTCCCCTGCGGAGAAGACCTTCTTCCTCGACACCCTGGAGCAGTACCGCCAGAACCGGGTCACCATCTGCCCGAACCTGATGATCCTCAGGGGCTGGATCGTGCGGTTCGATGACGACTACCTGCGGGAGCAGACTTTCTTCTCCCCCTTCCCCGCCGAACTGATGGGGGTATCACAGGACCTCTCCCACAGCCAGAGGGACTACTGGGAAAAATGA
- a CDS encoding VOC family protein, which produces MPSVTWFEIPADDTGRAKAFYRDLFGWETTPFPVPFKDDFWMVSAGGGIGGDLFGREYEGQQMMLYIDVPSIEECLERVTALGGRVVAGKTPVPGMGYLAVCEDTEKNRFGLWENAS; this is translated from the coding sequence ATGCCATCGGTGACATGGTTCGAGATCCCTGCCGACGACACGGGCAGGGCGAAGGCATTTTATCGCGACCTCTTCGGCTGGGAGACCACGCCTTTCCCTGTCCCCTTCAAGGACGATTTCTGGATGGTCTCGGCAGGCGGGGGGATCGGGGGCGACCTCTTCGGCCGCGAGTACGAGGGACAGCAGATGATGCTCTACATCGATGTCCCCTCCATTGAGGAATGCCTTGAGCGGGTGACGGCGCTCGGCGGCCGGGTAGTCGCCGGGAAGACCCCGGTGCCGGGGATGGGGTACCTCGCGGTCTGCGAGGACACGGAGAAGAACCGCTTCGGCCTATGGGAGAACGCGTCGTGA
- a CDS encoding DUF2179 domain-containing protein, translating into MFEIDPWIFSTVLLPVLIFFARIADVTLGTMRIIFVARGMKIVAPVLGFFEILIWLTAIGQIFANLTNYVNYIAYAAGFAAGNYIGILVEEKIAMGLAVIRIITQRDATALIGTLRSAGYGVTVMEAQGKAGPGKVIFTVVRRRNIPDVIAKVSAYSPKAFYSVEDVRYAAEGTFPQVRDRKTELRLFKYFRKGK; encoded by the coding sequence GTGTTCGAGATTGACCCCTGGATTTTTTCCACCGTCCTGCTGCCCGTCCTCATCTTCTTTGCGAGGATCGCCGACGTCACCCTCGGGACGATGCGGATCATCTTTGTCGCCCGCGGCATGAAGATCGTTGCCCCGGTTCTCGGTTTTTTCGAGATCCTTATCTGGCTCACGGCCATCGGGCAGATCTTCGCGAACCTCACCAACTATGTCAACTACATCGCCTATGCTGCGGGTTTTGCCGCAGGCAACTACATCGGGATCCTGGTCGAGGAGAAGATCGCGATGGGGCTTGCGGTCATCAGGATCATCACCCAGAGGGATGCCACCGCCCTCATCGGCACCCTGCGGTCCGCGGGGTACGGGGTGACCGTGATGGAGGCGCAGGGGAAAGCCGGGCCGGGGAAGGTCATCTTCACCGTGGTGCGGCGGCGGAATATCCCGGACGTGATCGCAAAGGTGAGCGCGTACTCCCCGAAGGCCTTCTACTCGGTCGAAGACGTGCGGTACGCCGCGGAAGGGACTTTCCCGCAGGTGCGGGACAGGAAGACCGAGCTCAGGCTCTTCAAGTACTTCCGCAAGGGGAAGTGA
- a CDS encoding amidohydrolase translates to MSTRSGTICRERILALTDREAHALLGLYREFHASPELSGAEEETAGRLAGALEAAGCTVTRGIGGHGLVGVLENGDGPVVMLRADMDALPIQEETGLPYASKRPGVMHACGHDLHMTSLVGAARILVSCRECWKGTVLFVGQPAEEIVAGAKRMIADGLFERFPKPECAVAVHAGPDIGVGRVGTRAGILSAGGESIDLLVRGVGGHAAHPDRTRDPVVLMAETVLALQTIRSREIDPNDFFVLSIGAVHGGIKHNAIPDEVALKVNLRYHRRRVRDQGLAAVRRSAEGTALAAGVPTERMPVVTVIDESVPPLVTDAALTGKCGAGIEECLGAGAVIEIPPLSGSEDFAVFGEVGIPLAYYRIGTKGKESGDAYLHSSHFAPDAIPAIRTGTVVLAASVVACARRP, encoded by the coding sequence GTGTCTACACGATCCGGAACCATATGCAGGGAGCGCATCCTCGCCCTGACAGACAGGGAGGCCCACGCCCTCCTCGGTCTGTACAGGGAATTTCACGCCTCCCCTGAACTCTCCGGAGCGGAGGAGGAGACGGCCGGGAGACTTGCCGGGGCGCTGGAAGCCGCTGGCTGCACCGTCACCCGCGGTATCGGGGGCCACGGCCTCGTCGGGGTGCTTGAAAACGGCGACGGGCCGGTGGTGATGCTCAGGGCCGATATGGACGCCCTCCCCATCCAGGAGGAGACAGGCCTCCCATACGCCAGCAAGCGGCCTGGCGTCATGCATGCCTGCGGCCACGACCTGCACATGACGTCTCTCGTCGGGGCGGCCCGCATCCTTGTGTCCTGCCGGGAGTGCTGGAAGGGGACCGTCCTCTTCGTCGGCCAACCCGCGGAGGAGATCGTCGCCGGGGCGAAAAGGATGATCGCCGACGGCCTTTTCGAGAGGTTCCCGAAACCTGAGTGTGCGGTCGCCGTCCATGCGGGCCCTGACATCGGTGTCGGCCGGGTCGGGACGCGGGCAGGCATCCTCTCGGCCGGCGGGGAGTCGATCGACCTCCTTGTCCGGGGCGTCGGGGGCCATGCCGCCCATCCCGACCGGACCCGCGACCCCGTCGTCCTCATGGCAGAGACAGTGCTCGCCCTCCAGACCATACGGAGCCGCGAGATCGACCCGAACGACTTCTTCGTCCTCTCTATCGGTGCTGTCCACGGCGGGATAAAGCACAACGCGATCCCTGACGAGGTGGCCCTGAAGGTGAACCTCAGGTACCACCGCCGTCGAGTGCGCGACCAGGGCCTTGCCGCTGTCAGGAGGAGCGCGGAGGGAACGGCGCTGGCCGCCGGCGTGCCGACGGAGAGGATGCCGGTTGTCACGGTGATCGACGAGTCGGTCCCGCCCCTCGTCACCGACGCCGCCCTCACCGGAAAGTGCGGTGCCGGGATAGAGGAGTGCCTCGGGGCCGGTGCTGTCATCGAGATCCCGCCCCTCTCGGGAAGCGAGGACTTCGCCGTCTTCGGGGAGGTCGGCATTCCCCTCGCCTACTACAGGATCGGGACAAAGGGCAAGGAGAGCGGGGACGCGTACCTCCATTCCTCGCACTTTGCCCCGGACGCCATACCTGCGATCAGGACAGGGACCGTCGTCCTTGCCGCGTCGGTCGTCGCATGCGCACGGCGCCCCTGA
- a CDS encoding PAS domain S-box protein, giving the protein MIQILLVDDEPFLLNLACAFLEDEKDFLVTPVASAEEALGLLGASPYDAVVSDYQMPSMNGIELLRTVRAGHPDLPFILFTGKGREQVVIEALNCGADFYIQKGGDPVAQFTELVSKIRHAVGRRRAEDALRESDERFRSVVENAHEGIMMTDDEGRVVLWNRAAEEIFGYRFDEIAGRPFYQYFLPEKTHKDIRDALGEFRMKGAIRRILFGRRFTGRAVRKGGEVFVAECTLSPVQYRGAWHSITIIRDVTGREEASAALQESERQYRHIFEHSKDAIIVRTDEGVILKVNRATCDLLGYPPEALVGRRVTDFAADGIVERGRRAMQMVAKKGKGTFRTQWVRSDGQVIDVEITSQSTCPERGIGQAIVRDISLSKQMASALRRRDVILDAVVRAAALLLRDRSAFGGIDAALAEIGMSAGAEGVYVLERQGEESDAWKVMHAWVNNGFSLPCHPVIVSEGADSGGILRFRGSDGQRRSCILLPLQAVDGRSCSLGLEAPFSEAEWSAYEREALKAAAQIIGAALTQ; this is encoded by the coding sequence ATGATCCAGATCCTCCTTGTCGACGACGAACCCTTCCTCCTCAATCTGGCCTGTGCCTTTCTGGAAGATGAGAAGGACTTCCTCGTGACGCCGGTTGCATCGGCCGAAGAAGCGCTGGGCCTGCTTGGCGCCTCTCCCTATGACGCGGTCGTCTCCGACTACCAGATGCCCTCCATGAATGGCATCGAACTCCTGCGGACAGTCCGGGCAGGGCATCCTGACCTCCCCTTCATTCTCTTTACCGGCAAGGGGCGGGAACAGGTCGTCATTGAGGCACTGAACTGCGGCGCCGATTTCTACATCCAGAAAGGAGGGGACCCTGTCGCGCAGTTCACCGAACTGGTCTCCAAGATCCGCCATGCCGTCGGGCGCAGGCGTGCCGAGGATGCTCTCAGGGAGAGCGACGAGCGTTTCCGCAGCGTCGTCGAGAATGCTCACGAAGGGATCATGATGACGGACGACGAAGGACGGGTCGTCCTCTGGAACCGGGCGGCAGAAGAGATCTTTGGGTACCGTTTCGACGAGATCGCGGGCCGCCCTTTTTATCAGTACTTCCTGCCAGAAAAGACCCACAAGGATATTCGTGATGCCCTCGGCGAGTTCAGGATGAAGGGGGCGATCCGGCGGATCCTCTTTGGGCGCCGGTTCACCGGTCGGGCCGTCAGAAAAGGGGGAGAGGTCTTTGTTGCCGAGTGTACCCTCTCCCCTGTGCAGTACCGCGGCGCCTGGCACAGTATCACCATCATACGCGACGTCACCGGGAGAGAAGAGGCCTCGGCCGCCCTTCAGGAGAGTGAAAGGCAGTACAGGCACATATTCGAGCATTCGAAGGACGCGATCATCGTCAGGACAGATGAGGGAGTGATCCTGAAGGTCAACCGTGCGACATGCGATTTGCTCGGTTATCCCCCCGAAGCTCTTGTCGGGAGAAGAGTGACAGACTTTGCAGCCGATGGGATCGTGGAAAGAGGAAGAAGAGCCATGCAGATGGTTGCCAAGAAGGGGAAGGGAACCTTCAGGACGCAGTGGGTCAGGTCTGACGGGCAGGTGATCGACGTCGAGATCACATCTCAGAGTACCTGTCCAGAGCGGGGTATAGGGCAGGCCATTGTGCGCGACATCAGTCTGAGCAAACAGATGGCGTCGGCCCTCAGGCGTCGCGACGTCATCCTCGATGCGGTGGTCCGCGCCGCCGCTCTCCTCCTCCGGGACCGCAGTGCGTTCGGTGGGATCGACGCCGCCCTTGCGGAGATCGGAATGTCTGCAGGAGCAGAAGGGGTCTATGTCCTGGAGAGGCAGGGTGAGGAGAGTGATGCGTGGAAGGTGATGCATGCGTGGGTGAACAACGGATTTTCCCTGCCGTGTCACCCTGTTATAGTGTCAGAAGGCGCAGACAGCGGCGGTATCCTCAGGTTCCGTGGGTCTGACGGTCAAAGACGGTCGTGCATCCTTCTGCCTCTTCAGGCGGTCGACGGGCGATCCTGCTCTCTTGGCCTTGAAGCACCCTTCTCGGAAGCGGAATGGTCCGCCTATGAACGTGAAGCCCTGAAGGCGGCGGCACAGATCATCGGTGCGGCCCTGACGCAATAG
- a CDS encoding RNA-guided pseudouridylation complex pseudouridine synthase subunit Cbf5 has product MPEHRVPGVPQAGLIAVDKPRGPSSHQVAAWVGEMLGVPVGHAGTLDPMVTGVLVVMIGPAVRLAPVLLKERKEYVCLMRLHGDARREEIEETAREFVGRIYQRPPRRSAVKRNLRIRRIYELEILDVDGRLVLFRVVCDAGTYIRSLCHHLGLALGVGAHMQELRRTRSGSVGENDTHTLHEVRDAVVAARAGDTAPLTAIILPPIQGIGDLPRIVVRETAIDALCHGAALAGVGVLSRTKYQKGDLLAVLSEKDELICLGEALTDSSAYEPGKTGLVLAPRAVMMAAGTYPRAWTTHPRGPTE; this is encoded by the coding sequence ATGCCTGAACACCGGGTGCCAGGCGTCCCGCAGGCAGGACTCATCGCCGTGGACAAGCCGCGGGGTCCGTCGAGTCACCAGGTCGCCGCATGGGTGGGGGAGATGCTTGGCGTGCCTGTCGGCCATGCCGGCACCCTCGACCCCATGGTCACCGGCGTCCTCGTCGTCATGATCGGTCCTGCCGTCCGCCTCGCCCCGGTCCTCCTGAAGGAGCGGAAGGAGTACGTCTGCCTGATGCGCCTCCACGGGGACGCACGCAGGGAGGAGATCGAAGAGACAGCGCGGGAGTTCGTCGGTCGGATCTACCAGAGACCGCCCCGCCGGAGCGCGGTGAAGCGGAACCTCCGGATCAGGCGGATCTATGAACTGGAGATACTGGACGTGGACGGACGTCTCGTCCTCTTCAGGGTGGTCTGCGACGCGGGCACCTATATCAGGTCGCTCTGTCACCACCTCGGCCTCGCCCTCGGCGTCGGGGCCCACATGCAGGAACTCCGCCGGACCCGCTCAGGGAGTGTCGGCGAGAACGACACCCACACCCTCCACGAGGTCAGGGACGCCGTCGTCGCCGCACGGGCGGGCGACACCGCGCCCCTTACAGCCATCATTCTCCCGCCGATCCAGGGCATCGGCGACCTCCCGCGGATCGTCGTGCGGGAGACAGCGATCGATGCCCTCTGCCACGGCGCAGCGCTCGCGGGGGTCGGGGTCCTCTCGCGGACGAAGTACCAGAAGGGCGACCTTTTGGCCGTGCTCTCGGAGAAGGACGAACTCATCTGCCTCGGCGAAGCGCTCACCGATTCTTCGGCCTATGAGCCAGGGAAGACCGGACTTGTGCTCGCCCCGCGGGCGGTGATGATGGCCGCCGGCACCTATCCGCGGGCCTGGACGACGCACCCCCGCGGGCCGACCGAATAG
- a CDS encoding uroporphyrinogen-III synthase, producing the protein MLIAITRLAEKAGRDAALCAQYGHTCYTVSPLRAELLEENIDRFVAEANAGKFDAIFFTSALPAEVIAPRLGPDTGARIVAIGPQTARTLRACGLEPETLPSYYSADFAPYLGDWLKGRKVGIPRAAVPNPDLLQAIRDLGGEACECPAYTLVPTGEDLDTARADVVLFTSASSFTKAHWTRRAGQIVAAIGTVTAAAMEKAGGVPDVVGDGSLVGTLDALNRREGEDHA; encoded by the coding sequence ATGTTGATTGCGATCACCCGTCTTGCTGAGAAGGCGGGAAGGGACGCCGCCCTCTGCGCCCAATACGGGCATACCTGCTACACGGTCTCGCCCCTGCGGGCCGAACTCCTGGAGGAGAACATCGACCGGTTCGTGGCCGAAGCAAATGCCGGGAAATTCGACGCCATCTTCTTCACGAGCGCCCTGCCCGCCGAGGTCATCGCCCCGCGTCTGGGCCCTGACACCGGCGCACGCATCGTCGCCATCGGGCCCCAGACGGCACGGACGCTGAGGGCCTGCGGCCTCGAACCCGAGACCCTCCCCTCCTATTATTCGGCCGACTTCGCGCCCTATCTCGGGGACTGGCTGAAGGGCAGGAAGGTCGGCATCCCGCGGGCGGCGGTGCCGAACCCCGACCTTCTTCAGGCGATCAGGGATCTGGGAGGAGAGGCCTGTGAGTGCCCGGCCTACACCCTCGTCCCGACCGGGGAGGACCTCGACACGGCGCGTGCCGACGTCGTCCTCTTCACGAGCGCATCGTCCTTCACCAAGGCGCACTGGACACGGAGGGCAGGGCAGATCGTCGCCGCCATCGGCACGGTCACCGCGGCCGCGATGGAAAAGGCAGGCGGCGTGCCAGACGTCGTCGGGGACGGGTCCCTTGTCGGGACTCTCGACGCCCTGAACAGGAGGGAGGGAGAGGACCATGCCTGA